CCGCCCGCCGGAACGTCGACGACGACGGCCTGGTCGGCACCGCGGTCATCCAGCAGCGGGTCACCGAGCTGCTCGACGTCCGCCGTGCGATCGTCGCGGCCGACCCGAACTTCTACAGCGACCTGCACGAGGACGAGATGCTGGTGGAGGCCTGAGATGGCGACCCGACAATTCGCCACGTTCGAGGTGGCGGGGCAGCTCTTCGGCGTCGAGGTGCACACGGTGCAGGAGGTGCTCTCCTACAACGAGTACACGATGGTGCCGCTGGCGCCGTCCGCGGTCGGCGGACTGTTCAACCTCCGCGGTCAGGTGATCGCGGCGGTGGACCTCCGGGTGCAGCTCGGCCTGCCCCGGCAGTCGCTGGACGGCCCGGTGATGAACGTGATCCTGCGCGGCGACGAGGAGCCGGTCAGCCTGCTGGTCGACAAGATCGGTGAGGTGGTCGACCTGGACGAGGCCACGTTCGAACCGCCGCCGGACACGCTGAACGGCCCGACCCGCGAGCTGGTCGT
This genomic window from Catenuloplanes niger contains:
- a CDS encoding chemotaxis protein CheW: MATRQFATFEVAGQLFGVEVHTVQEVLSYNEYTMVPLAPSAVGGLFNLRGQVIAAVDLRVQLGLPRQSLDGPVMNVILRGDEEPVSLLVDKIGEVVDLDEATFEPPPDTLNGPTRELVVGTFKLEGRLMLALNVAQAVDTYRTPAVS